From Triticum aestivum cultivar Chinese Spring chromosome 4A, IWGSC CS RefSeq v2.1, whole genome shotgun sequence, a single genomic window includes:
- the LOC123082269 gene encoding vignain: MWRSILLAAVVALALAPAPALGIPFREEDLASEESLRGLYERWRSHYTVSRGGLGADAEERRFNVFKENARYVHEGNKKDRPFRLALNKFADMTTDEFRRTYAGSRVRHHLSLSGGRRGDGSFRYEDANNLPPAVDWRQKGAVTGIKDQGQCGSCWAFSTIVAVEGINKIRTGKLVSLSEQELMDCDNVNNQGCDGGLMDYAFQFIHKNGITTESNYPYQGEQGSCDQAKEKAHAVTIDGYEDVPANDESALQKAVAGQPVSVAIDASGNDFQFYSEGVFTGECSTDLDHGVAAVGYGTTRDGTKYWIVKNSWGEDWGEKGYIRMQRGVSQAEGQCGIAMQASYPTKSAPHASTVRDGSHTDEL, from the exons ATGTGGAGGTCCATCTTGCTCGCGGCGGTGGTCGCGCTGGcgctggcgccggcgccggcgctgggGATCCCGTTCAGGGAGGAAGACCTGGCCTCGGAGGAGAGCCTGCGGGGGCTCTACGAGAGGTGGAGGAGCCACTACACGGTGTCGCGGGGGGGCCTCGGCGCCGACGCGGAGGAGCGCCGGTTCAACGTGTTCAAGGAGAACGCGCGGTACGTCCACGAGGGCAACAAGAAGGACAGGCCCTTCAGGCTGGCGCTCAACAAGTTCGCCGACATGACCACGGACGAGTTCCGGCGTACGTACGCCGGGTCCAGGGTGCGGCACCACCTCTCCCTCAGCGGCGGCCGCCGGGGCGACGGCAGCTTCAGGTACGAAGACGCCAACAACCTGCCGCCGGCGGTGGACTGGCGGCAGAAGGGCGCCGTCACCGGCATCAAGGACCAAGGGCAGTGCG GGAGCTGCTGGGCGTTCTCGACGATCGTGGCGGTGGAGGGCATCAACAAGATCAGGACGGGGAAGCTGGTGTCGCTGTCGGAGCAGGAGCTCATGGACTGCGACAACGTCAACAACCAGGGCTGCGACGGCGGCCTCATGGACTACGCCTTCCAGTTCATCCACAAGAACGGGATCACCACCGAGTCCAACTACCCGTACCAAGGCGAGCAGGGCAGCTGCGACCAGGCAAAG GAAAAGGCTCATGCCGTGACGATCGACGGCTACGAGGACGTCCCCGCCAACGACGAGTCCGCTCTACAGAAAGCCGTCGCCGGCCAGCCCGTGTCCGTGGCAATAGACGCCAGCGGCAACGACTTCCAGTTCTACTCAGAG GGCGTCTTCACCGGAGAATGCAGCACGGATCTCGACCACGGCGTCGCCGCCGTCGGGTACGGCACTACCAGGGATGGCACCAAATACTGGATCGTCAAGAACTCGTGGGGAGAGGACTGGGGTGAGAAAGGCTACATCAGGATGCAGCGCGGGGTGTCGCAGGCAGAGGGGCAGTGTGGCATCGCCATGCAGGCGTCCTACCCAACGAAGTCGGCACCACATGCTAGCACAGTCAGGGACGGGTCTCATACGGATGAGCTCTAG